One genomic segment of Styela clava chromosome 3, kaStyClav1.hap1.2, whole genome shotgun sequence includes these proteins:
- the LOC144420774 gene encoding serine/threonine-protein kinase/endoribonuclease ire-1-like, producing the protein MSGFTNWTPLGRGIVKIGKLIDKDSIVYRGVFDRKEVAVKSVLDTNEKECEILRNLSHENIVKYMYMEQEGRTLHIVLELCSYSLKQYVLQEDHCNISLTPIEVLKQITEGVYYLHTGQTFCTVHRDLKPSNVLFLYVKRDAKWVVKISDFGLSKDLSPDKSSTTSYVKGSPGYIAPELLAFSDGTKGHGEIRKETDMFSLGVIFYFTLSGGKHPFSNDPYAVNAKVRDYELSLCELGGEYKLAESLILSLISKDWKERIKIQDVKSHFIFWDWSKTLNFFQTASDFLEDRIKHQKLINAFNKKCNDITGGDWFEKLCSEPDKPKVCETLQRRKKKTSLQDLLRQIRNWGHHYNDKATSDELRKELGDFPDGFIQYFTSRFPKLLPHTYAVLSEKKDELVLEDFYGIKVEAAVKYTEGAQASCSSVPMPNDEDDDDDDNELLGLDDESISPANQASESKLILRNYQKELAEQALAGHNSLIIAPTGSGKTAVANEIIKHHLKEENSKSVMFFVSKTTLALQQCDYFKKYLEDLTEREIAYLIGENTTNYPIGAIMKKAKLTVLTPQILIDELRRKKSFISFNE; encoded by the exons ATGTCAGGATTCACGAATTGGACGCCTTTAGGAAGAGGAATTGTCAAAATTGGAAAACTGATTGATAAAGATTCTATTGTATACAG GGGGGTTTTCGATCGCAAAGAAGTTGCTGTAAAGAGTGTGCTAGACACAAATGAAAAAGAATGTGAAATTCTTCGCAACTTGAGTCATGAGAATATcgtaaaatatatgtatatg GAGCAAGAAGGTCGAACATTGCATATTGTTTTGGAGTTGTGTTCATATTCACTCAAGCAA TATGTTTTGCAAGAAGATCATTGTAATATCTCACTTACACCGATTGAGGTATTGAAGCAAATCACAGAAGGAGTCTATTACCTTCATACTGGGCAAACATTTTGTACAG ttCATCGTGATCTGAAGCCATCGAATGTTCTTTTTCTATATGTGAAACGAGATGCCAAATGGGTGGTTAAAATATCAGATTTTGGCTTAAGCAAAGATTTATCCCCAGATAAATCTTCAACAACATCTTATGTGAAAGGCTCGCCTGGCTATATTGCTCCTGAATTATTGGCATTTTCAGATGGTACAAAAGGACATGGGGAAATTAGAAAG gaAACAGATATGTTTTCCCTTGGTGTTATATTTTACTTCACATTGAGTGGTGGGAAGCATCCATTCAGTAATGATCCTTATGCTGTTAATGCTAAAGTTCGGGATTATGAGCTATCTCTCTGTGAACTTGGAGGAGAAT ATAAATTAGCAGAATCTCTTATTCTGTCACTGATTTCGAAAGACTGGAAGGAGAGAATCAAGATTCAAGATGTAAAATCTCATTTCATTTTTTGGGACTGGAGTAAGACGCTAAATTTTTTTCAG ACTGCATCTGACTTTCTTGAAGATCGCATCAAGCACCAGAAATTGATCAACGCCTTCAATAAAAAGTGCAATGATATTACTGGTGGTGATTGGTTTGAAAAGTTGTGTAGTGAACCTGACAAACCAAAGGTTTGTGAGACGTtacaaagaagaaaaaaaaaaacgtcactTCAGGATCTTTTACGTCAAATTCGAAACTGG GGTCATCATTATAATGACAAAGCTACTTCTGATGAACTTCGTAAAGAGCTAGGTGACTTCCCAGATGGTTTCATCCAATATTTCACATCAAGGTTTCCTAAGCTTTTGCCTCATACATATGCTGTTCTCAGCGAGAAAAAGGATGAACTTGTTCTGGAAGACTTTTATGGTATCAA AGTCGAAGCTGCAGTTAAATATACGGAAGGAGCACAAGCGTCATGCAGTAGTG TGCCAATGCCAAATGATGaggatgatgatgatgatgacaaTGAGCTTCTGGGCCTG gATGATGAATCAATTTCTCCTG CAAATCAAGCCAGTGAAAGTAAACTCATTCTTCGTAACTATCAGAAAGAATTAGCAGAACAAGCACTAGCCGGACATAACTCTCTCATTATTGCTCCTACTG GATCTGGAAAAACAGCCGTTgcaaatgaaattataaaacatcATTTGAAAGAAGAGAATTCCAAATCagtaatgttttttgtttcaaaaacaaCACTTGCCTTACAACAATGTGATTACTTTAAAAA GTATTTGGAAGATCTGACTGAAAGGGAGATTGCGTATTTGATTGGAGAGAACACAACGAACTATCCTATTGGTGCCATAAtgaaaaaagcaaaattgaCAGTTCTCACGCCGCAAATTTTAATTGATGAATTAAGAAG AAAAAAATCATTCATCTCATTCAATGAATGA